In Candidatus Peregrinibacteria bacterium, the following are encoded in one genomic region:
- a CDS encoding IS30 family transposase: SKVSEEKIYAVQEKLNDRPRKSLRYRTPNEVISDLL, from the coding sequence TCCAAAGTATCAGAAGAAAAAATCTATGCAGTACAAGAAAAACTCAACGACAGACCAAGAAAATCACTTCGATATCGTACTCCAAATGAAGTCATTTCTGATCTCCTCTAG